The Acidobacteriota bacterium genome has a segment encoding these proteins:
- a CDS encoding OmpH family outer membrane protein, whose amino-acid sequence MTLALCSAPLRSDERPSLVLVCDTERGFGEIIELPHVRRESASFNAWVNRENERIKAEQEALHRLRREVEELRDMGLSEEARALEETFLARQGAFEKEFERVASGIAERRLEVRDAIEEQLVFLVRELAEERGAALVFEDRGQLVIYSTALDVTGEVVRRYGERFDSLESPYSKGVPPPAEAPRGEDLLQGMRVFEPPLVKSPEALPPPEGGGPVSEAALALGRRALLEEGDAAKALRVWGAMLERAGGPLFALGTEPLCGPVDLKAQVEHAGARAFAVEDGEGCVRVIREVFRTKQEADAAREEGSWEVVRLK is encoded by the coding sequence TTGACGCTCGCTCTCTGCTCCGCGCCTCTGCGTTCAGACGAGCGCCCCTCGCTCGTTCTTGTCTGCGACACCGAGCGCGGTTTCGGCGAGATAATAGAGCTCCCGCACGTCCGGCGTGAGAGCGCGTCGTTCAACGCGTGGGTGAATCGCGAGAACGAGCGCATCAAGGCCGAGCAGGAGGCGCTCCACCGGCTGCGCCGCGAGGTGGAGGAGCTTCGCGACATGGGGCTTTCGGAAGAAGCGCGGGCGCTCGAGGAAACGTTCCTTGCGCGCCAGGGCGCCTTCGAGAAGGAATTCGAGCGTGTGGCTTCCGGGATCGCCGAGCGGCGCCTCGAGGTGCGCGACGCCATCGAGGAACAACTCGTCTTTCTCGTTCGAGAGCTTGCCGAGGAGCGCGGGGCCGCTCTCGTTTTCGAGGACCGCGGCCAGCTTGTCATCTACAGCACCGCGCTCGACGTCACCGGCGAGGTCGTCCGCCGCTACGGGGAGCGCTTCGATTCGCTCGAGTCGCCCTACTCGAAAGGCGTGCCGCCCCCGGCGGAGGCGCCGCGCGGGGAAGATCTGCTTCAGGGAATGCGGGTGTTCGAGCCGCCCCTAGTGAAAAGTCCCGAGGCGCTTCCGCCTCCCGAAGGGGGAGGGCCGGTAAGCGAAGCGGCCCTCGCCCTGGGCCGGCGGGCGCTCCTCGAGGAGGGGGACGCCGCGAAAGCGCTCCGCGTATGGGGCGCCATGCTTGAGCGTGCCGGGGGGCCGCTTTTTGCGCTCGGCACGGAGCCGCTCTGCGGCCCCGTGGACTTGAAGGCACAGGTGGAGCACGCTGGAGCGCGGGCGTTCGCTGTCGAGGACGGGGAAGGCTGCGTTCGCGTTATCAGGGAAGTATTCCGCACGAAGCAGGAGGCCGACGCGGCGCGGGAGGAGGGCAGCTGGGAAGTAGTGAGGCTGAAGTAG